The Sebastes umbrosus isolate fSebUmb1 chromosome 4, fSebUmb1.pri, whole genome shotgun sequence genomic sequence TGGGCTGCAATGGAACAAGATGTGGTGTTGAGTGtcaaacattttattacatctatttcaGGAAAGATGAACTTGATGGTCTGGGGCAAACTGTGCTGGTTCTCCAACCCCAAAAAAAACTTCCCAGTGGCCAATACTCTGCATGCGGTGCTGAGCAACACAATGGAGTGAGtgctctctcacacaaacacctgcATCATCACTTGTATCTGGGGGAGCCAGATATTTGGGCTTATCCAGAAATCAATCCTCGGTTTTTCATTGTCATTCCTCCTTCTCAATCTAATGGACATTCCTCCTCTCACAGCGCAGCTCCAGATCACGCCCACTTCTTGTGTCCAGACTTAGACAGTGCTGCCCGTCTGGCTGCACAGCCCCCCCTCGCTGACCTGATCGAGACCATCTGGGTTGTTGGTGGGACGCAGGTCTACAAGGTAAACCAGTCTGAGCATCTCATTGAAGAGAGCGCTGCTGGATTTACCAGTTGGGGGAAAATGAGCTGTGGGCCCATCTCACACACGTTTAACCAATCATCCAGCATTTCAAGCTCCATCCAACTTCAAACCGGTCTACTCAGTCAGGATAATGAAACACTTCATTTTCATGGCGTTTATGAGATCACGTTGTCTGCACAAACTATAAATAGCATGCAAGCTAATGACAGAGCGACAACCTGTAATTAAGTTTTGATTTACCCTGATCTCACACCAGCAGGGTTGATAAACAGGAAACTGTTCAGACTTTCATTGCCATGTGAAGCCCCAATTATGCAAAGTTGTCTTGTTCAGCTTTCcttcttaaagggccagtgtgtaacaatttcaggggatctattagcagaaatggaatgtaatattCATACATAGTGTATAATtactgaaactaagaattaccgtgttttcgttagcttagaatgaaccgtttatatctagatagagagtgggtcctcttcacggagtccgccatgtttctacagtagcccagaacggacaaaccaaacactggctttagagagagcctttcgcgtttttatgtaacctgaaggccaccgtagttctccgacacgattgtgaaactgcggtaacgtgagccacagaggcCTTTTTCAGGCcatggcattaacatgcgtcctgggtgatccgatcacaagtggacagcactaagtacaggtgtgaatgcactcgagacgcattgagatcctaCATTCGACTACATtcggaggtggtctgggccacatgtgGCCCCATTCTTTTAGTGGTGTGCatgcgaatgtgtcctgggccacattaaggaccgcctatcAACTGACCTCCCGCTGAGATCTGcgggtctctgcgctcctcgtgtgaatagacaggcagacgcgagcctcgcagcatggaaacggcctctgtgctctactgtattctgtcggtagtctgtttaaaataaacaacaaaaagttaataagaagacacaacaaggtcaatattattcatcattacgaTACATTATTAGTTCTGTgttattacaaaaaatataaataatatttaaatcccTACATGCATTTTTAGCTACGGCCACTAGGAAGGTTCAGCGAGCCCCCTGAACCGACGCGAACTGCGTCTgtgctacacactgtacctttagtaTGTCAGTATGTTTTCTTCCACAATAAAAGCTCATTTATGTCCCATATTGTGCTGAATTACACATAGAAAAGCCCAGTTATTAATACTGTTAATGAGACCAGACTCTCTGTTGCTTCTTGTTTATGATCAGGATGCACTGGAGCACCCGTGGTGTGACTTGGTTTACCTGACGGATGTCATGGCGGAGTTTGACTGTGACGTTTTCTTCCCTGAGTTTGACAGAGGACTCTTTAAAGAACAAGAAGGGTATGTGTTCATCTCATTCTCAGACCATTACAGTGCAGGTCGTCCTGACCTGGAGGCTGAACCTGCTGGCGGTGAAAGGTTAATGGTTAAACAGTTACAAAAGAGGGCTTTTTAcatataaagttgtttttaaacaCTTCATCAGCACAGTTGTTTTAAATAGTTCAACTCAAAAGGATTTGCTGACATCACCTCGTACTTCAATTGCATTGAATTTGAATAGTAAATTAGTAATTGATGTTCACTAAAGGGAGATTCTGACCTTGCTTTTGGTATTATCTTGCTTTTCTATCATTAGAGGCAACGCATTACTGATTGTTAATGAAAGAGTATTTTACTTGttttatgtttgacattttttgtcctTTTAATGAACtcacaaaacttttttttccttttgtttccaaTACAGATATCCTCATGTACCGAGTGGAATTCAAGAGGAGAAAGGCATTAAATACAAATTCCAAGTGTTCAAGAAAGTGATTGGTGACGAGGTGTAGACAACTAAAAACAGGAAATCAACAGAATGTCAAAAAACACTCAAAGTAACTCATTCCTTGAAGACCTTTACAGATTTATTGCAGAGTCAACTCCTGGATAGACTGTAGAGACTACTGCCAAAAGCCAAACCCACAGTGGGTCATTATGTaaatgataatgtacagcgagccggtcattgttgtggaataaacccagacagggcgatgcagcACCCGCTAGCTGttcattatcccgcttataacacggctacttacttcagaaatcaataatttgacacaaagaAGGTCTGACagcagaactgcgcccatagcagcagtctgctataaagaaataacacaccGTAGaatgccatgattgaccaatcagaatcgagtattcaacaaagccatgtaggcctaataattttttataaattcaaGGAAAACCAAAGTCTTGCTAACACTCTTTATCATAACAGTCATTGAGCATTCCAGTGTAAATGACCTTTATACTCTTTATAATCCATGAAAAACTTGAAAGATGCACACACTTTAACAGTTGTATTCActcttcttccatcactgccaCTTGGTAAGATATTATGATCCATTCtgatgttttgaaaaaaaaaaaaacacgaccACCCTCTGCTGTCACCTTGTCAGCGTTcacatctctccctcctcctcagtAATATTGCAGCTGCACAGAGAATATGCtcgtcagtgagtcagtcagcgGCCAGCGTCGATGACAGCCTGCGCTCAGCAGATCTGCTCCTTTCTGAGCACAACATGACAGATGCCAGTTTAGAAAGCTACAGGTGAACTGTCCTACTTTGGTTCTATGATGACTGTTATGTAGAAAAATATGAAGACATTTTTACAGTTTGTAATTGGTTGTGGTTCAAAATTGAAAGACATATATATTGATGAAGGTTTTTACTGTACAGTCTTTTGTGAATCTAGGAggtttttcatgaaaataaatcaatggtgaatttttaatggaGAAACAACTGACATTTTgtgaatgtatttttcattttgaataaaATGATGCTTATTCATCTGGTTGTATGTGATTCCTTTAGCCACTAGATGGAGGCACATCAATGAGACAACAGACCCACGTTTATGCTGGTGGTAACAATATCCGACGtagaacaaaacacacactacCAAGTTTTTTCacaattatgatgatgatggtcctaacaaaaatattttgtacAGCAAAAAGTGATAAAACTGATCAATATATTGACTCACCCCATAGGCGAAAGAGTGCAAAATAAAACCACTCTGGAGATGGTGACGGTAGTGAACCTTAACCTTTGACCATTAACATTGAATcatttcatccttgagtccaggtggatgttCGTGCCATATTTGAAGAAAGTGTTTCCGAGATATCTCGCTCACCAAAATGCtacggacggacggacgtaCCTTAAccctcatgaatgaaatcaagtCATTTTGAAACATAAATAACCTTTCAGTGACACAGTAAGAGCTGTAATCTCTTTTTGGCAAGTGGAAAACTGCATTTTATGGCTTGTATTGCCCCTCGCTTTTGTCTTATATCTGTTTATTAccaaacaaatgtttttatgaatgtattTAATAGCCAATAGGCACTTCCTACATAACAAACCCAGCTTTTGATAATTAAGACTTTGTCAGTGGCTTATCTACTTGGCTCATATTGACAAGTTTTACAGAAACGTCtgagtatatttggcttatagaCCTACTTGGACTTCATCTTTTGgttgagatatacttaagaaaagtataattacgTATTCTTGTGTGACGGAGTAGCCGTCACTGACTGTGGGCAGCGCACACACATCACCTCAGGCCGCACACGCCAAACATTTCTCCGCTCCCTCCTTGATTCACTCCGAAGTTAAAACACATCGCGACATATCCCTCTCCCCTAAACTGTTTGTCAGTAGTGCGACCAAAGGTGCACACTTGATTGTTCTGCTGTTTACTATACGCATatatattcacacaaacattattCTCACTCACCAGTTGCTGAAACGCTGCCTGTCCATCctgtcatgtcccattcatgggTTTGACGAGCGAAACAGGGCCGTAACAAATCCCCCCGTTAAAAAGGGCGCTCTCGAACGTTTTTGAGATCagcataaatatgtttattatttttaattgtgattttgttgcaaattaacttgttttggttgggggggggggggggggggggggggggtgaatgATTAGACAGaggtatataatttatatgtaaAACATGCCTAGGTTAAAGGGGCTATAAATATCTTCTCTGCTGAAGAAtgttgttaattgttatttttctatgTAAGTAATACGCCCAGGGGAGGGGCTATTGGTTTAAAGGGGGTTATCTTGGCCAGCTGAAGGAGTCTGATCTTGAAGTGGTTACAGAGAAGGTAACACTCAGGAAGGTAACATACAAATTGcatttttggattgtttttgcCTGTTCTGACAGAGAAGCATGGAGTTATTGAGGAACTCAATTTTCAGTGCTATTTGATGTATTGTACATagcttattttctattttttcactttttgtaaatattaaGCACTGATTGCACTTTGGGAGGCCGGCATAATAAAAGGGATTAATACAAAGTTTTTCGACTACGGCGGTGTTTTTCATGTTGTACGGAGTTTTGAAGTAGAACCCCGGGAcacttgccttataggcctaaagaaaggtatacttggcttgtagttgtgcttactttttgatagggGTCtataaagtgtgtgagagtcgttttttttgcaagtccaagtcaagtctcaagtccttGAGTTAGaatccaagtcaagtctcaagtcactgTGTGTGCGAATTAAGTGCGACTCCAGTCCCAATCTCTTTAAAAGTGGGCTACAGGtttatacaagtatacttgcagggtaaaaactattaaatgagtagtttactgagagtacactttaaaatgcactttcataaactataaagtgggctacaagtatacttacagtataaaaactattaaactagtagtttactgatagtacactttaaagtgcactttcataaactataaagtgggctacaaaCAAATATACTTATAgtttaaaaactattaaactagtagtatactgaaagtacattttaaagtgcactttcataaactataaagtgggctacaagtatatacaagtatacttacagtataaaaactattaaactagtagtttactgagagtaccCTTTCATGaactataaagtgggctacaagtatatacaaggatacttacagtataaaaactattaaactagtagtttactgatagtacactttaaagtgcactttcataaactataaagtgggctacaagtatatacaagtatacttacAGTATAATAACTATTCAAATAGTGGTTTCCTatgagtatactttaaagtgcactttcataaactataaagtgggctacaagtatatacaaggATACTTACAGTATAATAACTATTCAAATAGTGGTTTCCTatgagtatactttaaagtgcactttcataaactataaagtgggctacaagtatatacaaggATACTTACAGTATAATAACTATTCAAATAGTGGTTTCCTatgagtatactttaaagtgcactttcataaactataaagtgggttaaaaatatatacaagtatacttacagtataaaaactattaaactagtagtttactgagagtgcactttcataaactataaagtagGTTACAAGcatatacaagtatacttacagtataaaaactattaaactagtagtttactgagagtatactttataGTGTACTTTAGgaaactataaagtgggctacaaacaaatatacttacagtataaaaaaactattgaactagtagtttactgagagtacactttcatgaactataaagtgggctacaagtatatacaagtatacttacAATATAAAAACTATTCAAATAGTGGTTTACTGAGAGCACTTTAAAGTGCaatttcataaactataaagtgcgctacaaacaaatatacttatagtataaaaactattaaactagtagtttactgagagtataccttgaagaagaagaagaaaggtacTTTATTGAGCGAGGGGGCTGCCCCTGACAGGCGCCGAGCAGTTGAGCAAGCACCACTGAgctaaagtgggctacaagtatttacaagtatacttgcaaacaactagtagtttactgagagtatactttaaagtgcactttcatgaactataaagtgggctataagtatatacaagtatactttCAGCATAaacaactattaaactagtagtttactgagagtatactttaaaatgCACTTTCAAGaactataaagtgggctacaagtatatacaagtatacttacagtataaaaactattaaactagtagagTACTGagagtacactttaaagtgtatactttcataaactaaaaagtgggacaagtataaaactagtaaactatcagtgtacttatagtatagttgcagtacaaaataagacgcaggtgtaaactagttgtgtactccaTGTGTAGGCTACTACTTGAAGAGTATGTATGGGAGCGTATATAGAGACTATATAATAGGGGGTTGTAAGCTTGGAATGTCTCTGAGGAAGGATGCGCTGACTGAAGCTCCACTGGATCCAATAGCAGCTGCCGGTGTTACGGTTTATCAGGCGACCCTGTTAACTGGCGACTTTCATCCGGATGAGTCTGTGGTTGTCGTAGTTACGGCAGCTGTTGAAAGCAGGAAGAGAATACGTAGCTGTCCTCGTGACCGCCTCTTTGTTTAGTATTTCATTACAATGTTTAAACATACCGGATTCGTCTTTGGAGCTTTGGAGTCTTGTTTGTGGAAACGTGTCCGCTATATTCTGCTCGCGTTTGAAACGTTGCTTGTTATGATGAATATGTTGAAATCAGGAAGAG encodes the following:
- the LOC119486793 gene encoding dihydrofolate reductase-like, which produces METSGDKVQKKPICLIAAACNDMGIGKDWVLPWDLPCEFQNFMNHVTRVSRPGKMNLMVWGKLCWFSNPKKNFPVANTLHAVLSNTMDAAPDHAHFLCPDLDSAARLAAQPPLADLIETIWVVGGTQVYKDALEHPWCDLVYLTDVMAEFDCDVFFPEFDRGLFKEQEGYPHVPSGIQEEKGIKYKFQVFKKVIGDEV